Below is a window of Tolypothrix bouteillei VB521301 DNA.
GCTGTCAATTTAGCCCCATGTGATACAGAAATGCTTGCAACAATTGTACGTCTATTCCTTGACTGCGAAATCCAACAAAGCCATCTGGGCGAATCAAGTAGAGGCATTCGGTTCGCGCACTATAACGCTGATGTAGTTCACCCGAGACATCCTTTAAAGCAGTTGGAATTTCTTGCAATAAAGCCTCTGCGATCGCAACATCACCGGAATAGATGAGATACGATCGCAAAACCCTACCCCATTGCTCCTCAATTTGTCGTGCTAGTTTACTCAATTCAGTTCCTTGTTTTATATCCGAACGTTCACCCACAAACAACAGCAAACGATGGCAGAAGGGGTGCGGCTCCTCCGCCCAAATTTGAAACAGGCGCTTTCCCGGATTGCCTGCTATTACAATGTCTTGGGCATCGGGAGCACGATGCCCAACTTCAGGTCCACCTGCAAACGGGAGAGTATGGGTGAACGGGGAATAAGCTTTGTCAGACGTACCTAATGCCCGCCGACTGCCTGTGAACTGTAGCCGCATTGCTGTTTGAATCGGCTCTAAGTGCATGGCTGTAGCAAGCACTGCATTACGCAAATGACCGATCGCAGGGTTTTGGACTTCAACCAGTTGAGTCATGCGTTGGGTATCGTGCAGCACTTCAGCGATCGATGGGTGTCGCTCCGCGTGATAGGTATCCAACAAATCATCTCCTGCCCCCCTCTGAAGCACAATTGCCAATTTCCAAGCTAGATTCAACGCATCTTGCATTCCTTCATTCATTCCCTGTCCCCCCATCGGACTGTGAATGTGTGCCGCATCACCTGCCAAAAACACCCGGCGATCTCGCATCTGATTCACCATACGAGTGCTAATACGAAAAAGCGATGTCCATCGGGGGCTGTGCAGCGTTGCAGGAATCTTATGTCGGTCCATCTGCTGTTGCAGCGTTGCCAGCACAAAATCTGTCTCTGACTCCTCCCCTAGCTTGATGGGGGAGAGCAACGGTGCTGCTATTTTCCAACTACCCTCTGCCAGCCTTCCTAACACTAGCATCGGGCTGAGAAAAATATGCAAATTGTCATCATAGGGTTGGTCGTACCAGTTCAGTTGTACATCGGCTAGGGCATACTGTCCGGGATGAGCTGTTCCCTCAAAGCTTGCTCCAATTAAGTGACGCACCTTGCTGTGTGCTCCATCGCAACCAACTACATAACGAGCGCTTGTCTGACTGGTTTGCCCATCTGCCAATTTTAAAGTTGCAATCACCCGATCTGGTTCCTGTTGCAAATCGATCAACTCAACACCCCGTTCCAAAGCGATGCCATGTGTTGTGAAGCGATCGGCAAGAATACGCTCTACTTTTCCCTGCTCCAGAATTAAAGCACCCGGAAAGAAGGGGGTTTGTGGATCGTTCAAGCCAAAACTACCCAATACCCGTCCGTTAGCGTGCAGTGTTGCACCATGTATCGGTCTACCTTGTGAGAATGCCTGCTCTAATACCCCTAGTTGTTCTAACAAGTGAAGCGTGCGGATGTGAACTCCCTCAGCGCGTGACTCTGACACGGGACGAAGATATGCCTCTTTGGTTATGATACGACATCTCACACCCATGCTGACAAGCAGGTTGGCTAAAGTTAGCCCAACTGGACCCGCTCCGACTACCAAAACATCCACGATCGCTGAAGATTGAGACATGATTTGAGTTCTCCTAAATCTTATTCATTTGTGGATCGCTCCACGGCTTAATTGTGTTTCTCGAGCGGTCAATCGTATTGACACCACATAACTGAGCGTGTTGTCATTCCTTTTGTAGAATGCTTAATCTGATTTTACTAAACAGTTTAGTAAACTTACCACACAGTTTAGTAAAATATACCTTAAGATAGAGTGAGGTAGTTTAATGCTTTAATGTCAAGAGGCGGGGTATGACGACAACTAATGAAAATCGGCGCAAAATGTCTGAGAAAGCCCAGCGAATTTTAGAAGGGGCAATGCAGGAGTTTATGGCGCAGGGCTATACAGCTGCAAGTATGGATAGAATTGCTGTTGCTGCAGGAGTTTCAAAACCGACGCTCTATAGCTATTTTCAGGATAAGGAAGGATTGTTCGCGGCGCTGATCGAGCAACTCGCTCAGAAGCAATATCGCACTATTGTGGGACTTGATAATGCCCAAATCCCTCAAGATGAAGCTGAAGTTGTACTGCGGCAAATTGCAACGAATTTGCTCGATACAATTCTTAATAATGAACAGTTACTAGCACTGATTCGACTGGCGATTGCTGAGTCGGGACGCTTTCCAACTCTGGCTAAGACGTTCATTCGTGCAGTAGATAAACCAGCGATCGCACTCCTGAGTCAATACTTAGCCTCACGTCCAGAACTGAAGTTACAACATCCGGAAGCTGTTGCTCAAACCTTTATCGGAACGTTGGTGTATTTTGTCATCTCACAGGAGCTACTACAGGGCAAAGACGTTTTACCGATAAGTCGCGATAACCTGATTGATACCTTAATTTCGTTGATTGCAGGCATTCGCAAATAAGCGTGTAAAGCTTTTTTGGAATCAGCAACATTATGCAACACATGGCATGAGCAAAAAATCAAAAAGCTTCTTTCCATCAGTTAAATGTTAAGTTATATTTAGCCAACAGTATCTGAAGTGCTTCTGATAGAAGATAGGGTCTTTACAATTTCTCCTTTGCTGGTGGTACAATACCAAACTTGCTGAGACCTTCATCAAGTTCCCTAAGTGTTTTAAAATCTTCTTCTGGTAGGGGATAACTGCTACTGCTGAATACACCACTACTGACAGCCGGGTTCTTTTCTAGAAAGGAGAATGCTTGACGAAACTGGTGCGGTTTTGCCTTAATAGGGGCATCAAAATGGCAGGAAATTATCCACTGAAAATCCCAACTCGCTACCTTATTAGCCCAATTGATAGTTTCTTGAGGTGCGCGATTGAGAATGAGAGTTTGTAAAATTGGTGCGACAAATAGACGCCCATCTCCTCTCAATGCATCAAAAGATTGCTTCCAATCAGGTTTCCATTTGAAAGGAAATAACCCAAAATAAGCTTTTTTGGAACGTTCGGACGCTTTTAAGACATTGCGAAACACTTCTCCCCATTTTATGACTTCTAGCAAACTTGGCTGGAAGTACAAAGCAAATAAAGCAATTCTCTGCCATCCCTTACGGCGATTTGCTTGGTTGTCTTCGATGAGATCGGATGCTTTGTCTTTGGCATGAAATAGTAGGGGGTATGGATCTAATTGCACGATCGCAGGCGGTTCTTCCGGTACGGAAAGGACTGAATCTGTTACCAGGAGTGAGTGCGATCGCTTGTCAAAGAAGGCGACTTCTGCAAACCGACCCGGTCCAAGTTCAATCGGACCGAGGATGGCGTAATCAAACTGCTTACCAAAGGGAGTTTGACTGCTATCTTCTGGAAGTACCTGAGTGCGTTTTCTGGGTAAACCAAGCCAAGTGAGTGGAAGATTGAGAGGGAAACTCCACTGCTTGGGAGCAACAAATACCTGAGATTCAGGAAAATATCTGGCAAAAGGACCAACAAATACTTTGTGTTCCAAACCTGAGATAGTTGGCAGGATGATGTACTTGACGTTACCGTGCTCTGCTACCAACTCATTCACTAGGCGGATACATTCTGGGGTTGGCGCAACAGGCGCGTAAACGAGGAGACCCCCTCCTTCTAACTTTACTACGGTCATGCGAATAGGCACAACGACGTAGAAAATACCTTGAAGCTGGTCAAAAGTCCAAATTGTGTCCCTTACCACTTCTTTGCGAATTGTCCGCCGTTCACCAAAGGGATAAAGTGGCAAAGCAGGCCAGAATTGCCATGAAAAGTCCCTAGAATTGTTCTCTTGTCCCTGCGTTTCCTGCACCTTCATCTTGAGTTGAGCCACTCCACTTTTTTCCCTTGCAAAGTCTCAAATTATTTTTAGCTGAATTTCCCTGATTTGTGAACCTATACCTTAAATATTAATATATGGAGACAATTCATTTTAATTAACCTGAGTTTGATATAAGCCTCTGATGGGTGCAGCGCTCGCTCCCGTAAAATATGGAAGAAACACAATTTTCTGTTACCGTGTGAAAGAGATTTTATTCGCCCGGATAGATGCTTGAAAGCAGATCTAACACTACGAATTCGACAATCACGATAGAAACTCTAAAACTAGCTGGTTAAATTTCTGTGGATATTCGATAGGAGCCCAATGGCCACACTCTTCAATAATTTCCAACCGAGCATTCGGAATAGTTTTAGCACCATTGTGAGCATGAGTTACAGGAACCATTGTATCTTGCCTACCCCAAATGATGAGGGTTGGAGCAACAATGGTAGGCAACCTCTGTGCGATCGGCTGATAGAATTGTCCCCAAATGTTGAAATTGGAACGACCTACATTTAATGTCGCTTCCGCCGCACCAGGTAGCCGTGCCATTTGATAAAACTCCTTGACAATTTCATCAGTAATTAGTTTTGAGTCGTAGACCGCCTGTTTGCACAACATTGCAAGACTTGATTGACTCGGCGAACTGAATAACTTGTCTAAACCGGGAAGCGTTGTGACTCGCAGCCAAAAACTGATTTCTTTCCCCAAACCAGCACTGCCAACAAGGATGAGTCCCTCGACTAACTCTGGAAAGTTCAGTGTAAAGGTGAGTGCAACGCCACCACCTGCGGAAGTACCAATCAGACTAGCACGAGCGATATCTAAAGCCTTCATGAAATCCCGAGTGAACTGAGCCATAAAGTCGAAGGTGTATTTGGCATCCGGTTTATCGGATCGACCTGCGCCCACCATATCAAAAGCGTAAACGCGATGATGCTTAGCTAATTCAAAGATGTTGTGCTTCCACAATTCAATATAACCGCCACCACCGTGAAGCAAGATGACTGTGCTACCTGAGTCACCAATCTGCCAATATCGAGTGTTCACAGACCCAACTTTGACATACCGATCTTGCAATTGCTCAGTTCGATTCATCTCGACTTTATTCAACTCGTAACAATCAACCCGATTTTACACCATACCCCTTGCTGCTAAAAGATTACTTATGGGCGTAGGATGGGCAGTGCCCACCCTACATATAGGAGTAGAATTTTAGAGCGGAAAGGGAGTTGTTGCCTTCTGCAATTATGTGTGCATAGATTAAGAGTTGACATTTAAGTCAATACTTATCTATCATAAAAATACTTAAGAATAAACTTAAATAATTAAGTTGTATTTTTATGGTATATCTTCGAGTTTTCTAGCTACAGGGTAATCAATGAGTAGACCTGCTGCTAGTGCCGATGTCTTTGCAGCGATCGCAGATCCAACGCGACGGGCAATATTAGATCGGTTACTGACTGGGGAGCAACCAGTTAAACAGTTAGCTGAGCCTTTTGCCATGAGTTTGCCAGCTATTTCTCAACACTTACAAGTGCTTTGTGATGCTGGCTTAGTACAAATGAGAAAAGCGGGGCGACAGCGTCTGTATCGACTCAATCCCGAACCTCTTCGGCAAGTTTCTAACTGGATTGCCGATTACGAGCAGTTCTGGCAACAAAAACTAGACGCCTTAGGCAATTACTTAGAGGACAATATATGCTCCGAGACTTAAAAAAAGAAATTTTCTATCCATACCCGCCCGAAAAGGTTTGGCAAGTGCTTACCAACCGCCGTGCCTTGGCTGCATGGTTAATGGAAAATAATTTTGAGCCGCGAGTGGGGCATAAATTTCAATTTCAAGACTCTACATTGCCCGGTCTAAATGAAAGTATTGATTGTGAAGTGATTGAATTAGATGAGCCAAACCGTCTTTCCTACACGTGGCAGGACAGATTTATGTCCCGACCTTCCACAGTCACGTGGATTTTAGAACCACAGGAAGGAGGAACTCAATTGCGTTTGGAACACAAAATTCTACAATCGCTCCCTACAGAATCACCCCAACCAAAGTATTCTCACACTGGTAATTTAAATCACCGATATGGAACAACTGCTTTAGCTTATATGCCTGAAACAAGAACTCAGGAATTGAGGGAACGAACTTCCACGTTTAATTCTTTATTAAATGGAGCGTTCGCAACAAGTCCAAATACAAGCGTAATCCTCACGTCATTTTTAAATAGCCGATGGGAACATAAACTGGAATCTCTGCTACAAATGGTTAGTTGCTAATGGCTAATGGCTAATGGCTAATTGTTATACCAATTCTAAGTGAAGTTACACATTAATTGCCCTCACTCTAGAAGAGTGGACGGCAGTTGCTTCAACGGGGGGAGCGCACGCTTCGCAAACGCCAGTCCCCAGGGCGAGGGAAACCCGCCTACAGGGCTAGTCTCACCATTAGCCATTAGCCATTAGCCATTAGCAATTAGCATTTTATTAACTTTTTGCCAGTCGCCAAAACGCGATCGCAGCGCCAAAAATGCTAAAAGTACTGAGAAGAATATGAAGAATAGGGATACTGGGAGCAGATGAAGAATATATTTCACCATTGGGCATTTTTGCCCCCTGAAGGTTAGCCGCCTCAAGATCTGCTTCTTGAAGGTTAACTCCCTCAAGAACCGATTGCGACAGATTAGCATACCACAGCTTGCTTTTCTGAATGCGTGCTGATGTAAGATCGGCTTGTGAAAGATCGGCTTGTGTAAAGTTGGCTTCCTGTAGGTTTGCTTGTCGTAGATTAGCTTGCCATAGCTTAGCTCCTGTTAAATTAGCTTGCTGAAGGCTACCTAAAACCGATAAATTGGCTTGCCACAAGTTGGCTTTGGATAAGTTAGCTTGTCGCAGGTTGGCTTGCCAAAAGATAGCTCGCGATAAATTAGCTTGCACAAGATTGGCTTGGGATAGATCGGTTTTTTGAAGACTCGCCGATGATAAGTTTGCTTGGGAAAGCTTAGCTTTCTGAAGATTTGCAGATGAGAAATTAGCTTCTGACAAGTTAGCTTGTATCAAATCGGCTCCAGACAAATTAGCATTTTGAAAGTTAGCATACTGAAGGTTAGCTCCTGATAAAATAGTTCCTGATAAGTTGCTGTCCTGAAGATTGGCGTAATCCAGATCTGCTCCCTGTAGGTTAGCTTGCGATAAATTGCATTTAACACACTTTTTTGTTGTTAGTAGTTGCTGGATATGTATGGGATTTGCCGCATATACTGGAGTTGTGACTAGAGCCATACTACCGATTGCAACATTTAGATAAATTTTGAGTGAATTGTGTTTCATATAATACTGAATTTTTAGAAAGCGGCTTGCTCGGTCAACAGTTTTTTAGTTTGCGTGCTTGCTTTGTTTGCGATCGGCTCCTTTAGCAGCTACTAGTACACTGAGTGCTTAGAGCACATGATGACTTTCTTCTACTGTCATGGCAATTTCTCCGGCAAAATAATTGCAGGCTATTTGAAACTTATGGATTAAAGCATCGCGATCGCCTCGAACTACCAATTGCGCTAACTCACTGTAAGTTGCTGACAATCTCTCAATGGCTTGCTGTCGTTCTGATGTTGCAAGCAAAATATCTGCTATCATTGATGCAAATTGAGTCAACGAGCGGCTAACTAAACCAATTTCTAGACGGAACGTCGGGCTAGAGAAGTTAAGATTGCGAGGGAGATCGATCTTCTCTTGACTCGAGAAAATACCGAGACTCAATGCTGTAAAGTTGCGGATTGCCTGAATAGCGACCATAATTTTGTCGTGCTCTTGCGGTTCGCAGGCGATGAGGTTACCACCATCCTTTTCAATCATATCTAATAGCCTTAGAAAGAAAACACTGTGCGGAGTGTACCTGTAAGAACGGTACCATTGCTTTCCTGATTGCCTGGGTTTGTAATGACTTGTATGACTGGGGCAATTTGAATATTGTTGCTAATGGGATAGTTGTAAAAAGCTTCAAAATTAGTTTGAGTGGCATTACCAACATCACGAGATATAAAGGGCTGACCAACAGCAATACCTGCTTTAGCACCTCGCACAAATAGATCGGGAAAAGCCAGACCTAGCATCCAGTAAGTGGGGCTGATATCACCAAAACTTGTGTCTTTATAACTAGCATGACCGTAGCGTCCAAAGACACCAAATCGATCTGACAAAGCTAATTCAAAGTTGGCTCCAAAGACATTAAATTGTCCACCTAAAATATTACCAAAAGCATACTGGAGACGAACTGCAAAGTTTTTAGAGGGCGCATATTCTACTTCAGCTATCCCTTGATGGGGATCGCCAAAGAATCCCCCAGTACTACCTCCATTAGGGTAAAGAGTGTATCCTATTGGAAAAATACCAGGAACAAAGGAAGTCGAATCTCTTGAAGTTGGTTCATTAGCAGCCGCCGCTATATAACCTGCTCGTGCTGTAAAAGGACCATCGCCTGGGTTCCAACTAATGACAGCACCTGCACCCAAGCCCTGAACTGGAAACAAAAGATAGTTGTTAACAAATGCTTGAGTGGAAAAATCTAAAAAGCTGAGGTTGGCGTAGCGGTTTGTGTCTATGTAATCGCTAAGAACTATTTTTGGACCGAGGGAAAGAATTACGTTTTTAAGAGGAGAGAAAGTATAGAAGAGACGGGAAATACCCAATTGTTCTACTGGAGGTTTTGCAGCAAAATCCAAAACGCTACCAAGGCTGGGTTCAAGAAATCCTGCAGCATTATCATCCGCACCATCGCTTCCTGCATCCAATCGGATTTTTAACAAATCAGAACCACTGAAACTCGTGTTAAAATCCAAAGCTGCTCGATAAACAAAGGTTGGATTGGGTTGTTTTGTCGTAATTTCTCTCCCTGTCACGTCAACAATGCGATCGCCACTAAAACTACCTCCCGTCACACCAAAGATGACTTGACCTGTTAACTTGGTTGTTGTTGAAAACTGGTTGGCTTGCAATTCAGAAGTACGAACCTCTAATGTGTCTACACGCCCTTGTAACTTAGTTAACTCAGCAGCAAACTCTTCCCGAAGGCGTTCTAAAATAGCTATATCATCACGGGAAATAGCGGGGGTATTCCCTTGTGCTACAAGCTCGTTGATTTGCTCAATTGTTGTTTGCAGTGCGTTGGCAAATTCATAACGAGTCAAGGCTCGGTTACCTCGAAATCCACCATTTGGATTGGTTTTATTAATACCATAGCGATCGTTTAAAGAATAAAGTGCTTGAAAAGCCCAATCAGATGGTTGGATATCATCCAGTTGACTGACGGGGGTCATATCAACTTCTGATATTTGCCGATCTTCTAGTTGACTGACAGGCGTTATCTCAACTTCTGCTATTTGTTGGTTATCTAAATCTCTGCGGTTGACTGTATCTATTTGTCTGGGAACAGTTTGTTCAATGGGAAGAACACTCGTATTGGGGGCTTCTCTTGTTGTCAGATCTAATGATAAATCTTTAGAGGAACTGGAAATGGGTTGTTCCTTTGAGTTTTTTTTTGGCTCTAATATGGTGTTATCTTTGTCTGTTGGGGTTGTGGTAGTAAGATCGGCAACGGAAGCTATATTATCTTTGGGTTCCCAAAGTTCAACTAATTCTAAGATAGTAGGTTTTTTTTCAGAAATTCCTTCTCTTGAACTACTACTGTATGGACGTAAAGAATAAGGCGCACTGAAAGTTTTTTCTGAATATATTTTTGTAGAAACTTGTGTAAAATCAAAAACTTCTTGAGTTGGTGAAGAGTTGACGATTGGAGATTCCTCCGAGAAGAATTTGACAGAATCAACAAGATTTTTTGCACGTAAAGAGTAAGGAAGAGAAGATTGAGATGAAGATTTTTTTGTAGAATCAGCCATTTCGGATGATGATTTTAAAGGTTTGGAAGTCGTAGCAGTTTCTGAAAAGAATCTTACAGAATCATTAAGATTGGAAAATTGTGAGAAATTTTCTTTTGAATTCTTTCTTTTATATGGACGTAGAGAGTATGGAGATGAAGAAGATTCTAGATTTTTATTTTGTGGTGTAACTCTCCACTCACGATTCTTACTTTCTAAAGTTTTTGATTTTTCAATCATTAATTGTGCCAAACTTTTCGATTCAGTTTCTTGGATATTTTCTTCCTGGTTTCTTAACTCTATATTTGTAGGAGAAAATTTTTCATCTTTTTTATTGGAGCACGCTAAATTTGTGTTGGAAAATCCACAAGATATAACTGCTTCTGCGGTAAAAAGCTGATTTTGTTGAGATTTTTTTCGAGCATATATCACTGTTCTAGAAGGTGCTAATACCTTAGAAGGTAAATTTGTCTCGACAGCTAAAATTTTCTCAAAAGGAATGTTTTCAGGTATGTCTGTTTCGGCACGAGTTGGATGTTGTTGGGTAACTATACCAAGAAGACTTAAGCTACCAATAACAGATAAATTGGGAAAACGATGTCTTAAAGTCATTTGTTTAATGATTAGTAGTTAGTGGTCGGTGGTTAGTGGTTAGTGGTTAGTAATTAGTTGTTATACCGCTGAGGTCTAATGACTCATAACAAATGATTGCGACTGTAGTAAGCGACAAACGACAAACTACTAACCACTAACCTAAAAATAAATTTTGGGTTGAAATGTACGCAGGCGTAAGGCATTAGTAATGACGGAAAATGAACTAAAAGCCATTGCGGCTCCTGCAATAATTGGGTTTAGCAACCAACCGGTGAATGGAAAGAGAACTCCGGTAGCGATGGGAATTCCAGCAAGGTTGTAAATGAAGGCAAAAAGCAGATTTTGGCGGATATTGCGAATAGTCGCACGGCTTAACTGAATTGCTGTGATAATTCCTTCTAAATCGCCCGATATGAGGGTAATATCGCTAGCGGCGATCGCAACATCTGTCCCGGTTCCTATGGCAATCCCAACATCTGCTTGTGCAAGGGCTGGTGCATCATTAATCCCATCCCCTACCATAGCAACAATAGATTGGGGGAATGGGGTAGTCAGAGATGGGGGGAATAATTGTAAATCGACTCTTCCCCCTTTCTCTCGTTCCCCCTGTCTCCCGTTCCTCTCAGATTTCAGAGATTGAATGACTTGAGCTTTTTGATCGGGTCGCACTTCTGCAAACACTCTCTTGATACCCAGTTGTAGAGCAATTGCGATCGCAGATGCACGATTGTCTCCAGTCAGCATGATAACGTCTAAACCCATTTTTTGGAGTACTCTTACAACTTCTTTTGATGAAGGTTTTAAAGCATCAGAGATTCCAACTAAGCCTTGAATCGATCCATCTACCGCAATCCATACTAGGGTTTTACCTGCTGCTTCTAAAATGATTTTTTGTTTGTGGAATCTATATGTATTAATACCTTGTTCTTCTAGCCAACGTTGGGTTCCAATTTGAACCAAACAACCTGAAACTCCACCTTGAATACCCATCCCTGGATATGCTTGGAAATTTCTGGCTCGCAGGGATTGAATTTTTACCGTATCAATACCTTGCGATTTTGCGTACTTGATTATTGCTTCAGCTAAGGGATGTTCGGAATCTTGTTCTACCGCCGCAACCATTTGTAGAAGTTTAAGTTCGTTCTGGTCTTGGGTACCTTTAGCAGTAAAAAAGTCGGTCACAGTTGGCTTTCCCTCTGTGAGAGTTCCAGTTTTATCTAGCACAATCGTTTGTATTTTGTGCGCTAGTTCTA
It encodes the following:
- a CDS encoding pentapeptide repeat-containing protein, which produces MKHNSLKIYLNVAIGSMALVTTPVYAANPIHIQQLLTTKKCVKCNLSQANLQGADLDYANLQDSNLSGTILSGANLQYANFQNANLSGADLIQANLSEANFSSANLQKAKLSQANLSSASLQKTDLSQANLVQANLSRAIFWQANLRQANLSKANLWQANLSVLGSLQQANLTGAKLWQANLRQANLQEANFTQADLSQADLTSARIQKSKLWYANLSQSVLEGVNLQEADLEAANLQGAKMPNGEIYSSSAPSIPILHILLSTFSIFGAAIAFWRLAKS
- a CDS encoding TetR/AcrR family transcriptional regulator — its product is MTTTNENRRKMSEKAQRILEGAMQEFMAQGYTAASMDRIAVAAGVSKPTLYSYFQDKEGLFAALIEQLAQKQYRTIVGLDNAQIPQDEAEVVLRQIATNLLDTILNNEQLLALIRLAIAESGRFPTLAKTFIRAVDKPAIALLSQYLASRPELKLQHPEAVAQTFIGTLVYFVISQELLQGKDVLPISRDNLIDTLISLIAGIRK
- a CDS encoding FAD-dependent monooxygenase gives rise to the protein MSQSSAIVDVLVVGAGPVGLTLANLLVSMGVRCRIITKEAYLRPVSESRAEGVHIRTLHLLEQLGVLEQAFSQGRPIHGATLHANGRVLGSFGLNDPQTPFFPGALILEQGKVERILADRFTTHGIALERGVELIDLQQEPDRVIATLKLADGQTSQTSARYVVGCDGAHSKVRHLIGASFEGTAHPGQYALADVQLNWYDQPYDDNLHIFLSPMLVLGRLAEGSWKIAAPLLSPIKLGEESETDFVLATLQQQMDRHKIPATLHSPRWTSLFRISTRMVNQMRDRRVFLAGDAAHIHSPMGGQGMNEGMQDALNLAWKLAIVLQRGAGDDLLDTYHAERHPSIAEVLHDTQRMTQLVEVQNPAIGHLRNAVLATAMHLEPIQTAMRLQFTGSRRALGTSDKAYSPFTHTLPFAGGPEVGHRAPDAQDIVIAGNPGKRLFQIWAEEPHPFCHRLLLFVGERSDIKQGTELSKLARQIEEQWGRVLRSYLIYSGDVAIAEALLQEIPTALKDVSGELHQRYSARTECLYLIRPDGFVGFRSQGIDVQLLQAFLYHMGLN
- a CDS encoding prephenate dehydrogenase dimerization domain-containing protein, which encodes MIEKDGGNLIACEPQEHDKIMVAIQAIRNFTALSLGIFSSQEKIDLPRNLNFSSPTFRLEIGLVSRSLTQFASMIADILLATSERQQAIERLSATYSELAQLVVRGDRDALIHKFQIACNYFAGEIAMTVEESHHVL
- a CDS encoding SRPBCC family protein, whose translation is MLRDLKKEIFYPYPPEKVWQVLTNRRALAAWLMENNFEPRVGHKFQFQDSTLPGLNESIDCEVIELDEPNRLSYTWQDRFMSRPSTVTWILEPQEGGTQLRLEHKILQSLPTESPQPKYSHTGNLNHRYGTTALAYMPETRTQELRERTSTFNSLLNGAFATSPNTSVILTSFLNSRWEHKLESLLQMVSC
- a CDS encoding DUF4336 domain-containing protein; the protein is MKVQETQGQENNSRDFSWQFWPALPLYPFGERRTIRKEVVRDTIWTFDQLQGIFYVVVPIRMTVVKLEGGGLLVYAPVAPTPECIRLVNELVAEHGNVKYIILPTISGLEHKVFVGPFARYFPESQVFVAPKQWSFPLNLPLTWLGLPRKRTQVLPEDSSQTPFGKQFDYAILGPIELGPGRFAEVAFFDKRSHSLLVTDSVLSVPEEPPAIVQLDPYPLLFHAKDKASDLIEDNQANRRKGWQRIALFALYFQPSLLEVIKWGEVFRNVLKASERSKKAYFGLFPFKWKPDWKQSFDALRGDGRLFVAPILQTLILNRAPQETINWANKVASWDFQWIISCHFDAPIKAKPHQFRQAFSFLEKNPAVSSGVFSSSSYPLPEEDFKTLRELDEGLSKFGIVPPAKEKL
- a CDS encoding ArsR/SmtB family transcription factor, translated to MSRPAASADVFAAIADPTRRAILDRLLTGEQPVKQLAEPFAMSLPAISQHLQVLCDAGLVQMRKAGRQRLYRLNPEPLRQVSNWIADYEQFWQQKLDALGNYLEDNICSET
- a CDS encoding alpha/beta fold hydrolase, which codes for MNRTEQLQDRYVKVGSVNTRYWQIGDSGSTVILLHGGGGYIELWKHNIFELAKHHRVYAFDMVGAGRSDKPDAKYTFDFMAQFTRDFMKALDIARASLIGTSAGGGVALTFTLNFPELVEGLILVGSAGLGKEISFWLRVTTLPGLDKLFSSPSQSSLAMLCKQAVYDSKLITDEIVKEFYQMARLPGAAEATLNVGRSNFNIWGQFYQPIAQRLPTIVAPTLIIWGRQDTMVPVTHAHNGAKTIPNARLEIIEECGHWAPIEYPQKFNQLVLEFLS
- a CDS encoding iron uptake porin, yielding MTLRHRFPNLSVIGSLSLLGIVTQQHPTRAETDIPENIPFEKILAVETNLPSKVLAPSRTVIYARKKSQQNQLFTAEAVISCGFSNTNLACSNKKDEKFSPTNIELRNQEENIQETESKSLAQLMIEKSKTLESKNREWRVTPQNKNLESSSSPYSLRPYKRKNSKENFSQFSNLNDSVRFFSETATTSKPLKSSSEMADSTKKSSSQSSLPYSLRAKNLVDSVKFFSEESPIVNSSPTQEVFDFTQVSTKIYSEKTFSAPYSLRPYSSSSREGISEKKPTILELVELWEPKDNIASVADLTTTTPTDKDNTILEPKKNSKEQPISSSSKDLSLDLTTREAPNTSVLPIEQTVPRQIDTVNRRDLDNQQIAEVEITPVSQLEDRQISEVDMTPVSQLDDIQPSDWAFQALYSLNDRYGINKTNPNGGFRGNRALTRYEFANALQTTIEQINELVAQGNTPAISRDDIAILERLREEFAAELTKLQGRVDTLEVRTSELQANQFSTTTKLTGQVIFGVTGGSFSGDRIVDVTGREITTKQPNPTFVYRAALDFNTSFSGSDLLKIRLDAGSDGADDNAAGFLEPSLGSVLDFAAKPPVEQLGISRLFYTFSPLKNVILSLGPKIVLSDYIDTNRYANLSFLDFSTQAFVNNYLLFPVQGLGAGAVISWNPGDGPFTARAGYIAAAANEPTSRDSTSFVPGIFPIGYTLYPNGGSTGGFFGDPHQGIAEVEYAPSKNFAVRLQYAFGNILGGQFNVFGANFELALSDRFGVFGRYGHASYKDTSFGDISPTYWMLGLAFPDLFVRGAKAGIAVGQPFISRDVGNATQTNFEAFYNYPISNNIQIAPVIQVITNPGNQESNGTVLTGTLRTVFSF